The genomic DNA TGGACCAATGAATTTATTAAcaaaatcataatcattCAGTGCTAATGAAGCAAGAACTTCCATCGATGAAGAAGTAACACCTCCTTTATTTGCAGAAGCGTCTTTAATTAATATGCAACCATGATTTTCTAAAGCAATCTTTGCAGGTTGGGCAATAAACAAATTTGCACCTTCTACAATATATGGAATTTTACATTTATTCGTCTTctcatcaatgaaaaaatgtaaattaGTTAAATTAATTGAGTTAGGTCTACCACCGCAGGGCACAAAAATGTCCAAACGATCaataaacttgaaaatttctgtATGAAATGTATTTCTAAAAGTCGTACCATTTGAAACAATTGTACCATTTGGTaataaaatatcaatatcatcaacagAAACGAAGAAACCATTTGAACTTAATTTATTTAAATTAAAGTGACAAATCATCTGTCGTGAATGAGCCAATTTAATcaattcatctttatcaatACCATTTGGATCACATAAGACTCCTGAACCATCTAATATACCAACAtacatttcatttttggttGATAGAATAATCTCATTTGATCCCAGATCACCATCAGGTCCACctgtttgaaatttataAACAATGGAATccatcaaattcaaagtttcATAAATTTGATTTACGTAAGCACGGACACCTAATGAGGTCATACCATACTCATCATGAGGAATACCGCCTAAACGTGGTGATTTACCAGTTAAAAATGACTTCCACCATGGACAACCTCTTTTTCGAGCATGAGTTGTTGCCCAATCGACAAAGCCTGCGGTACCTTCATCTGGAccaaagaataaaatttcatcattcttcaaaagatcaacatatttttctttcaacGGATCTTTAATTAATATGTCAATAATTGAATCAACATATTGAGTGAAAGCAATAAAAGTTTGATCCGTTTCAATTAAACCAGGATTTAATAATATAACACCTTTTGAGCCGCCTTCAGGaatatctttatttttcttctgttgaGTTGACGCCAATTGATAATTCTCATCAATGACATTTTTCGAATTCACATCATAAACGTACTGCGTCTTTGAGCAAACGATACGAATACCACCACGAGCAATATCTCTAAATCTAATATGGAAAGCTTTAAATGTATTGCCAACAACGAAAAATATACCATATGGAGTTTCGGGATATTCAATCTTTGGCATTATTAATTTTGGATCTAATCTGAATGAAATTGCAACTTTTCTtgtaatgaaaaaatttgtctTTAAAATcgatttgttgaaaaggtttaaagttttcaaaattaataaGTCTGGTGAATCATTTGGAATAATTTTATTTAAatagttttcaaattcttgatcATTTTTAAATGGTTCCAATTTTGCCAATCTTTGATAAGATagagttttttcattcagaTTTGTTGTTGCATTTGTATCACGATAATAATGAATTTCAGCGAAGTTTTTgtacaattttgaaacaattttatgatatttatgtaaaatatcaataatcATCGATTGAGTAAAAGTTTCGTTtcttaatttttttttcaaattaccAACAATTTCTAATAATAAAGTATCTGATTCctttatattcaattgGTCTAACAATGACTGATAATCGGTACCCAATCtattgataaaatgattgataaaaattgatgaaacaTGAGCATATATTGATTCTTGTGGTGAAAACTTTCGTTCTGAATAAAcatcttggaaaaaatgattggGAATTGTATATAATAACGAAGCCTCcctttcaatttgttttattgATAATTCCAATGTATTCGGTAAAATTTCATCCAATTGCTTTGATTTATTCAAGTAAATTGAGAATATGACAATATCATTGCTATTAAACGACTCCaggaaaaattttgatggttttaaatgataataatgaaataAGGAATTGATCGCAGAATAATAACGTTTTGTGGtgaatcttttgaaagcaaCTAACAAtctaatttcatcattattctTGATTGAATGAGTTGCTTTGATCACTGGACCCTCCCTCTCCTGGACCAGATTGATCAATAATCCATAaagttttttattttcaactgATGAAATTTGTGACATTGTTTTGTCAGAAATTGAATCGATATCGCCCTGTAAGAGATTACTGATTGATACCGGCTTATCGGAATCGGGGAAAACACTATCATAGACAAAAGTCAGTTTTAATCCACTCTCGGGGGTCCAAAAGGAAACCAGTCTTTTACTCCTTTGATCCTTCGAGTCCAAAAATAGATCATCGATCTGGGAATCCAATTGATATGGGTAGAACGAATTGGCGCCATCGTCGCCTTTACTCTCCATAAATATAGCATAGCCATCGTTAATGATTTtattcttgattttgaaccTCGCGCCCATCTTGTGAAAGTTAACGTCATCGCTAGCGTCAGCGTTGAATCTGCTCTTGGCGAACGAGTCGATCTTCGACGCATACAACGAATTGATTATGTTGGCAACCAGATCTGCCGACTGTTTCGAGAAGAAAAGGTCGTCGATGCCCAGCGACTCGTAGAACCAGTTGACCTCCTGCTCAATAAGGTCATCAGGGATGAAGCCTTGCTGGTCCAACAGGTCCACAACTTGCTCTCTCTGTAAATCCAGCCCAGGGAAGTCGAACACATGATAGTCCGACATTGAAGAGATCGAAAGCGACGCAATATCCGGCACTCTCTCGACCTGTAGCGACATGCTGATATCTTTATTTCCCGTGCTTGCCGTagttgctgctgttgctgttgccgCCGCGCCCTATCACTCTGCCTACAATGCCAGGTGTATCTCTTATAACCCTACTCTTTCCTCGTTTCTGTGTCATTTATATACCTGAGATTCCCCTCTTGCCCCCTCATCTTGTCCTTCCCTGCCGACGCCTTGGCCTCGGCGGCATCTCCGAACAGGATCATTGCTCCAATGAGCATACCAGAGGAAACCCGTGCGATAAACAACTGGAAGGCGCTCAAGAGTCATACAAGACACGATTTGCAACCACGGCATCATCACCAATATCAAGAGCCCTGTTGATGTTTACCACTGCAAACTCTACTTGTTCAACCTTCTAGGGCCCTGGGGCACCCGACCCATCGGGACATCAAGAGAACACCAGAGACAAGAGACCCCTCGGGCTGGAGTGCAGATCAGTATCTACAAACGAAATGTAAACATAAACACAGGCTACACAGACTACACAGACTACACCGACCAGACAACGTAAACAAACCACAACCTGAGCGTCTTGATGTGATCTGGCATGCTGTAGGTCTGATAGCAGATTAGATATCTATCGAGTACTGTAAATAAACAGAATCTTATTGACACTATGAAAAGGAGCTGTGTCTGCGTCTGACTTCTGCGGCCGTTTCACGCGACGGGGCGGATTCAAACAGCAGGTGCAGGACTTTCCGCTCGGCGGCACGCCAGGCGGGGGGTACGGCCCGAGATTCCGCAGCGTGGAATGTGACACGGAAACCGTTCTCCGAGCCCGAAGCACGTTCGTGAGATGCGATAAACTGCCACTGTAACTCTGGACGGCGACGCCACAGATAGCACGTGCGATGGTACGCTCGTGCACAGTGATCTGGGAGCCGAAATGCGGGTAAGTGTCCGGAGCGGAAGCGAGGACGAATCTCGGACACCCGCAGaaaccagaaaaaaaaagtttcttTTCCCGCTATACACAGAGAcgaaaaaaagttgaaatttGCACAGAAAAATCGACGCTCACTGCATCTCATCACATAGCGCAAAGGCAGGCAGGTGGAATTAGAGGTAACTGGCTGTACAGCGTGAAAAAGCGGGACACTCAAAGAgttaaacttttcaaacaCGTAGCACTCGTCCAGTTGCACAAGCGGGAGTTGTGTGGAAGCTGCGATGACTACTCAGGAAAGTATCAAACCGTTGGTAGATAATATACTGTCAAACCCGTTGCAGTTCAAAAGATCATCGATGAAGTCCGACGGCAGaggtggtggtggtatTGCCGATTTGTACGGTGCAAATACGAGTAAAAAGCGTGCGCCGTTCGTAGTGATAGGCGGTGCCAGAAAGAAGAGCAAGGTGGATGAGCAGCAGGATACTGCGGTTGCAGCAGCAGCATTACCAGCAGCAGAACTACCAGCGGGCAATGGGGCAGTGGCAGTGCCGGCTTCGATGGCAGAGGCGCTCAAAATGTATGTTGCAACGCCGTCGCAGCAGGACGCAGCAGTGTCCTCGAGCAGCGAGAGCGAGAGCGAGGAGTTTCACGAGGCCAACGAGTATGTCGAAAGCGTGGCAGGCGAGGAGGACGTAGGGATGCCTTTGGAGCGCGGGTCTGGGTCGGATTCGGGATCTGCAGAGGAGAGCGAGGACCTGGACTACCAGAGCGGCGCATCTGGGGCAGAATCGTCCAGCGATGAAGTGTCTCACGTATCGGAGGACGAAAAATACCAGCTGCACGAGGAAGCCGAGGAATCCAAGGAGCCGGAGAGGGACGCCCAGGTCAAGGCACCAGCCGGGCAGGAAGCTGGGCCACAGCGCGagctggaagaagaggaggaaCTGACGCATAAGTTACCTCTGGCACAGAGACTGGAGAGTGGACCGACACAGGCTGACGATATTTCAGAATTTTACCAGTTCAATGAAAACGTCGATGACCGTGGATCATCGTTTCCCTCGCGTATTGTCAAAAATTGGGGGCCGGCTTTAACAGTGCTGAAGCCACGAGGTTTACTAAATCATGGGGTCACGTGCTATACCAATGCTGCTGTCCAGGCAATGATTCATATTCCCGCTATTCAGCATTATCTATTCGACATATTGCGCGGCAAGTATGACGATACCATTGATCGTCATTCTGTGTCCTATGTGCTTGCGGAAACGAGCAGGAAAATGTGGTTACCACAGGACAAATCCAGAAAGAAGTCTTCTTCGTATTTTATCAATCCAAAGAAATTACTGGCAAGATTGGATGACATAAATTGCATGATGAGCGAATGGCAACAGGAAGATTCTCACGAATATTTCATGTCCTTAATGTCAAGATTACAGGAGGATTCTGTGCCTAGAGGTCACAAGATGACAGAATCTATTGTTTATGATATCTTTGGCGGtttattgaaacaaaaagtgGCCTGCAAGTCTTGCGGATACGTTTCAGAGACCGAGCAACCATTCTACGATTTGTCTTTGCATTTAAAgggcaaaaaaattctgcaaCAAAcagcttcatcatcatcaacctCTTCCATAAATTCAGAAAATGGTGACTCGACACATAAAAAGTTTTCGATCGAGAAGTCGATAAAAGAATTCTTCAATACGGAACTGATAAAAGTTGataaagagaaaaagggTTATGTGTGTGAGAATTGTAAAAAGACGACAAACGCATTGAAACATAATTTAATAATAAGGGCACCTGAAACTTTATTAattcatttgaagaaatttaGATTCAATGGAacgtcttcttcaaagatgaagcaAGCAGTTTCTTATCCGATGTTTTTGGATCTAACAGAATACTGCGATAAAGTCTCCCTACCCGTCAAATATCAACTGACTACCGTTGTTGTTCACGAAGGTCGGTCCTTATCTTCCGGTCATTATATCGTTCATTGCAGACAACCTGATGGATCATGGGCCACTTATGATGACGAGTATATCAATAAGatttcagaaaaagatgtatTAAAAGAAGCCAATGCATATTACTTGTTGTACACGAGATTGACTCCAAGAAAAGtttcttttaaaaaatcGGATAAAAAATTCGCTGATGAACTAAGTATTCCATTATCAAATAATGTATCCACACCTTCATCATCGCCTGTAATAAACCGGAACaaaaagtggaagaaaaatataagaAAGAAGTTCAATCATTAAGGAAGATAAGCCAaacctcttttttttctcttctatCACTTTTTTCTAAAGATTTACAGGTATAATTCTAAtgcatttttgttttttgtaTAACGTATAGTATATTATTTACAGGCAAAGTagatttgatatttttttctcaacaTCTTCAAGGAACAACTTTAATACCCATGCTTCCTGCAACGCCAATGACAGACTTTACAATTCCTTCCATTGAAAGCATGGAATGCTTGCCATCTgacttttttatttttgcaatttcatAGATGTGCTTTAGTGACAGTTCACCAACTGTTCTCTCAGGAATTGAAATGTTTGGTTGTCCATGGCCTTTATCGACTCTTAGTGCTTTCAACAATAGGTATCCCGTAGGTGGAGACttcatttcaaaactgAAAGATCTATCTGGCTTTATAGTTATCATCACAGGGATGGGTGTACCGGGCTGATATGACGCTGTACGTGCATTGAACTCTTTACAAAAATCCATCGCTTTAATACCCTTGGAACCTAACGCAGGGCCCACTGGAGGTGAAGGTGTTGCTTTACCTGCATCTACTATTAACTTCACAAATAAATTCTTAGCAACTCGTGACATAACAAACTACGGATACTTATTTGCAGTGATATTGCAATGCCCGTTGCAATAAATTATTCTAATCAAGCATGgttatttcatttatttgatttttcattattgagAAATTAAAAGCGTTACCCGACTAAAATGTGTAAGTAGAAGCAAATATACTGGCAAAGATGCTAACAAACATGACGAAGCACAGAGTATAGCTTTCCTTATATCGTTACTTAAATATGTTTTCAGTGTATAATCTATAGCACTTCATTTGTCCAGATATGTGAGTACGTGAAGCGTGTTAATATCTCATAGACTCTAAATGAATAAAACACAAGACAGAATGCGGATGTGAAATATAAGCTTGATGATATCGATAGAAATAATGgtgaatatttcaataataCATATAAAATACAAGCAGCTATCAATCTCACTTAttctgttttttctttttcttctctaaCCCAGCAATATGTGCTTCACTTTGATCCACTTTTGTATGGGTGTGGTCAGCGCCAGGTACAAGTTTGAAAGTCAAACCATCTTCAACCATACGACAGGCGTCAATACCCACAATCCATGGGTCTTCCATGATTTCATCAATGTTGGCCCTACACGCAGGAGCTAATTCTACCATACGCCTCAGAATGTCTTGCGATTCCTCTGGTAAAGAATGACACAATCTTTGGGGACCAATGGTTGTATTGTTTGGATCAGCGGCATTATTAGCTGATTTATCCTTTGAATTTGGAGTCGTTGGAGTGTCCAAATTGTCATAAGACGGAGGATCTGGAGCTCTTGTAACAAGGGCACTCAACGAATCACAGTCGCGACCGGAGCAGAAAAGTTTGAATGAATTATCTCTCAATTTTGGTATCTTCCATGGGAATTTCTTCAGTATCATACAAGCAAAGATAATTGCGACAGACCATATATCAACAGGACGTGGATCGTACTTGGAAAATATGCAAACTTCGGGTGCCAAATACGGATCGCTACCAACAATTCCACTTGCTTCtactaaattttttgaaaatggataAGAAAACACAACTGCTGCCCCAAAATCAATCAATTTAACAATACCATTCTCATTGATGACACAGTTATCCAATTTCAAGTCTCTATGTGCTAAGCCAATACCATGCAAATATTGAACACCTTTTAAAATTTGTT from Zygotorulaspora mrakii chromosome 7, complete sequence includes the following:
- the GDH2 gene encoding glutamate dehydrogenase (NAD(+)) (similar to Saccharomyces cerevisiae GDH2 (YDL215C); ancestral locus Anc_2.68); the protein is MSLQVERVPDIASLSISSMSDYHVFDFPGLDLQREQVVDLLDQQGFIPDDLIEQEVNWFYESLGIDDLFFSKQSADLVANIINSLYASKIDSFAKSRFNADASDDVNFHKMGARFKIKNKIINDGYAIFMESKGDDGANSFYPYQLDSQIDDLFLDSKDQRSKRLVSFWTPESGLKLTFVYDSVFPDSDKPVSISNLLQGDIDSISDKTMSQISSVENKKLYGLLINLVQEREGPVIKATHSIKNNDEIRLLVAFKRFTTKRYYSAINSLFHYYHLKPSKFFLESFNSNDIVIFSIYLNKSKQLDEILPNTLELSIKQIEREASLLYTIPNHFFQDVYSERKFSPQESIYAHVSSIFINHFINRLGTDYQSLLDQLNIKESDTLLLEIVGNLKKKLRNETFTQSMIIDILHKYHKIVSKLYKNFAEIHYYRDTNATTNLNEKTLSYQRLAKLEPFKNDQEFENYLNKIIPNDSPDLLILKTLNLFNKSILKTNFFITRKVAISFRLDPKLIMPKIEYPETPYGIFFVVGNTFKAFHIRFRDIARGGIRIVCSKTQYVYDVNSKNVIDENYQLASTQQKKNKDIPEGGSKGVILLNPGLIETDQTFIAFTQYVDSIIDILIKDPLKEKYVDLLKNDEILFFGPDEGTAGFVDWATTHARKRGCPWWKSFLTGKSPRLGGIPHDEYGMTSLGVRAYVNQIYETLNLMDSIVYKFQTGGPDGDLGSNEIILSTKNEMYVGILDGSGVLCDPNGIDKDELIKLAHSRQMICHFNLNKLSSNGFFVSVDDIDILLPNGTIVSNGTTFRNTFHTEIFKFIDRLDIFVPCGGRPNSINLTNLHFFIDEKTNKCKIPYIVEGANLFIAQPAKIALENHGCILIKDASANKGGVTSSSMEVLASLALNDYDFVNKFIGPDKDSRSQLYKDYVIEVQKRIEYNAKEEFKQLWNLNQSTKDPLSELSNVLSQTINKVNDDLINSTELWLNDLKLRDYLLLDKIIPKLLVDVAGSEQILENITVTYLKALLSSYLSSSFVYKFGIDVNIGKFLEFIGEIKREAKEKAQR
- the UBP10 gene encoding ubiquitin-specific protease UBP10 (similar to Saccharomyces cerevisiae UBP10 (YNL186W); ancestral locus Anc_2.69), with the translated sequence MTTQESIKPLVDNILSNPLQFKRSSMKSDGRGGGGIADLYGANTSKKRAPFVVIGGARKKSKVDEQQDTAVAAAALPAAELPAGNGAVAVPASMAEALKMYVATPSQQDAAVSSSSESESEEFHEANEYVESVAGEEDVGMPLERGSGSDSGSAEESEDLDYQSGASGAESSSDEVSHVSEDEKYQLHEEAEESKEPERDAQVKAPAGQEAGPQRELEEEEELTHKLPLAQRLESGPTQADDISEFYQFNENVDDRGSSFPSRIVKNWGPALTVLKPRGLLNHGVTCYTNAAVQAMIHIPAIQHYLFDILRGKYDDTIDRHSVSYVLAETSRKMWLPQDKSRKKSSSYFINPKKLLARLDDINCMMSEWQQEDSHEYFMSLMSRLQEDSVPRGHKMTESIVYDIFGGLLKQKVACKSCGYVSETEQPFYDLSLHLKGKKILQQTASSSSTSSINSENGDSTHKKFSIEKSIKEFFNTELIKVDKEKKGYVCENCKKTTNALKHNLIIRAPETLLIHLKKFRFNGTSSSKMKQAVSYPMFLDLTEYCDKVSLPVKYQLTTVVVHEGRSLSSGHYIVHCRQPDGSWATYDDEYINKISEKDVLKEANAYYLLYTRLTPRKVSFKKSDKKFADELSIPLSNNVSTPSSSPVINRNKKWKKNIRKKFNH
- the MRPL19 gene encoding mitochondrial 54S ribosomal protein uL11m (similar to Saccharomyces cerevisiae MRPL19 (YNL185C); ancestral locus Anc_2.70), with amino-acid sequence MSRVAKNLFVKLIVDAGKATPSPPVGPALGSKGIKAMDFCKEFNARTASYQPGTPIPVMITIKPDRSFSFEMKSPPTGYLLLKALRVDKGHGQPNISIPERTVGELSLKHIYEIAKIKKSDGKHSMLSMEGIVKSVIGVAGSMGIKVVP